One Candidatus Poribacteria bacterium genomic window carries:
- a CDS encoding NAD-dependent epimerase/dehydratase family protein gives MKVLVIGGTGNISRGIVAALQSRNHEVVLFNRGQHRDAPPPDVRVIHGDRKDREDFEAKVGAEEWDAVIDMISFNADDAASALRACQGRVGHFVHCSTVMTYGPPFAGINLSESAPLQGTSGYGIGKIEADNLLLEAHERDGFPVTIFKPSYTHGPGMNLLRQVGGDGSWIDRLRKGKPILSAGDGLNYFQFLSSRDAGFAFTDVLGKSDCFGEIYNIVHPQARTWDEWHRAAAEALGVDIEIVHVSQETLIAMSPERFSGLRGNFGHTQIFSHKKLAAVLPEFSPQIPVTESVAENIAWMDKHNLIPDSDADDLEDQVIEAVRNLPRIR, from the coding sequence ATGAAAGTTTTAGTCATCGGTGGGACGGGCAACATTAGCCGTGGGATTGTTGCTGCGTTGCAAAGCCGAAACCATGAAGTCGTTTTATTCAACCGTGGACAACATAGGGATGCCCCGCCTCCAGATGTCCGCGTAATTCACGGCGACCGAAAAGATCGCGAGGATTTTGAGGCGAAAGTGGGTGCAGAAGAATGGGATGCCGTAATCGATATGATCAGTTTCAACGCAGACGATGCCGCTTCCGCACTTCGGGCATGTCAGGGACGCGTCGGACACTTCGTTCACTGCTCAACAGTGATGACTTATGGACCCCCGTTCGCTGGTATCAACCTTTCGGAGAGTGCACCGTTGCAAGGGACATCAGGTTACGGAATCGGTAAAATTGAAGCGGATAATCTGCTGTTGGAGGCGCATGAACGCGATGGATTCCCTGTAACCATTTTCAAGCCGTCCTATACACACGGACCCGGTATGAATCTCCTACGTCAAGTTGGTGGAGATGGTAGTTGGATCGACCGGTTGCGGAAGGGGAAACCGATCCTCTCCGCAGGCGATGGATTAAATTATTTTCAATTCCTGTCATCTCGCGACGCAGGTTTTGCGTTTACAGATGTACTCGGCAAATCCGATTGCTTCGGTGAAATATACAATATCGTCCATCCGCAGGCGCGAACATGGGACGAATGGCACCGTGCAGCAGCGGAGGCACTCGGTGTTGATATAGAGATTGTGCATGTGTCGCAAGAGACACTCATTGCAATGTCACCGGAGCGATTCAGCGGATTACGAGGTAACTTCGGGCATACTCAAATCTTCAGTCACAAGAAATTGGCGGCAGTGCTACCCGAATTCAGTCCACAAATTCCGGTTACAGAAAGTGTCGCAGAAAACATCGCGTGGATGGACAAACACAACCTGATTCCAGATAGCGATGCAGACGATTTGGAAGATCAAGTTATTGAGGCAGTTCGCAATTTACCCCGTATCCGATAA
- a CDS encoding DUF1080 domain-containing protein, whose product MRYSNAVSVIFMVTILTSIASAGVWQENFDNGLPDGWNDVKGEWKIEKDAYAETSGAQYAKTMFGDENWGDYTLEVDVTLVKNVNVNAAGVLIRADKDGDNGMRFWIRTDQHKCQFSRWRENQFEHIVTPLPVDPEVGETYRLKVIAEGQNYQCFVDDELLFEGDDDAKFRDSGRIGFISYEAHVHYDNLVIDGDDIPAFAVEPSGKLATHWGRLKTDLRVQ is encoded by the coding sequence ATGCGTTATTCAAATGCAGTATCTGTTATATTCATGGTTACCATACTAACTTCCATTGCTTCAGCAGGGGTATGGCAGGAAAATTTCGACAATGGGCTTCCCGATGGTTGGAACGATGTCAAAGGTGAATGGAAAATTGAGAAAGATGCTTATGCTGAAACCTCTGGCGCGCAGTACGCCAAGACGATGTTCGGTGATGAAAATTGGGGAGATTACACCCTTGAGGTGGATGTAACGTTGGTGAAAAACGTGAATGTGAATGCAGCGGGTGTGTTAATCCGTGCCGATAAAGACGGGGACAACGGTATGCGGTTCTGGATTCGTACAGACCAGCATAAATGCCAATTCTCCCGATGGCGGGAGAATCAATTTGAGCACATCGTAACCCCTTTACCCGTTGATCCAGAAGTCGGAGAAACCTATCGGCTTAAGGTTATTGCGGAAGGTCAGAATTATCAATGTTTTGTCGATGATGAACTCTTATTTGAGGGAGACGATGATGCGAAGTTCCGCGACAGTGGACGCATCGGTTTTATTTCGTATGAGGCACATGTCCATTACGACAATCTGGTCATCGACGGAGACGATATCCCTGCCTTCGCCGTTGAACCGAGTGGCAAACTTGCAACTCATTGGGGACGGCTGAAAACAGACCTTCGGGTTCAGTAA
- a CDS encoding phytanoyl-CoA dioxygenase family protein, translating to MPITDAMPELNRTLQFFPVENDNPSTLTPAQIEHFNARGFISPLDVFSEAEMAEHRAYFDQLMEKALAAGMNSYSINGWHTTCPGIHDLITEDRILDYVQDLLGEVLICWGTHYFCKMPGDIKQVSWHQDASYWPLSPSKTVTVWLAIDDAEIENGAMTVIPKSHLHGQIAFEPSTAEEKNVLGQTVHGATQYGDAPFPFEMKAGQMSLHSDLLLHGSEPNTSDRRRCGLTMRFVPPEVRAANDWNQRAIVARGSDPNGHWVHNPRPDKDSIPER from the coding sequence ATGCCGATTACGGATGCAATGCCGGAACTCAATCGAACACTTCAGTTTTTTCCTGTTGAAAACGATAACCCATCGACCCTAACGCCTGCCCAAATTGAGCACTTCAACGCGAGAGGTTTTATTTCACCGTTGGATGTCTTTTCCGAAGCAGAGATGGCGGAACATCGCGCCTATTTCGATCAGCTTATGGAAAAGGCGTTAGCAGCGGGGATGAATAGCTACTCCATCAACGGATGGCATACCACCTGCCCCGGTATTCACGATCTGATTACCGAAGACAGAATTCTGGATTACGTGCAAGATTTACTGGGTGAAGTGCTTATCTGTTGGGGAACGCACTATTTCTGCAAGATGCCGGGTGATATAAAGCAGGTGAGTTGGCATCAGGACGCTTCCTATTGGCCCCTCTCTCCAAGTAAGACTGTCACCGTATGGCTCGCGATTGATGATGCTGAGATTGAGAACGGTGCGATGACCGTTATTCCGAAATCACATTTACACGGGCAAATCGCATTTGAACCGAGCACCGCTGAGGAAAAGAATGTACTGGGTCAGACGGTGCATGGTGCTACACAATACGGGGACGCGCCTTTTCCGTTTGAGATGAAAGCCGGGCAGATGTCTTTGCATTCAGATCTGCTATTGCACGGTTCTGAACCGAACACCTCAGATCGACGGCGTTGTGGGTTGACGATGCGATTCGTGCCGCCTGAAGTCCGCGCCGCAAACGATTGGAATCAACGCGCGATTGTCGCCAGAGGCAGCGATCCGAATGGGCATTGGGTTCACAACCCGCGTCCAGATAAGGATAGCATTCCGGAGCGGTAA
- a CDS encoding Npt1/Npt2 family nucleotide transporter, whose amino-acid sequence MFPRRLIFAAIAISSAACFVLFGYEFIRSVSSSLFIAAYGAENLMFGMALISPSMIVMLYCYGRLLSWRGATYALAITSLFSGILILGCYAALVRGMHFAAVIIYVFREAYIVIVIEQFWSFVNSVLTTEQAKRINGPFCAVASMGSFAGGMLVKRWAEVLGSETLLLFAAGSLVPAAVFSVIAYRFGGEPKPSEEEVGGKLGHLGIRTLFRSRYLLFMGMLILSTQLVSTVLDLRFNGLAETEIPDTDARTAFFGGVYGYLGLAAGILQLVVVPLALRFIALRYIHLSIPIVHLVSSFVLTISPSLRNGTAAYVIFKALDYSIFRAAKELFYMPLSYDSRYRAKQLIDSFGYRFSKSGGAAVIGLVKLVVKTIPGIAFSITAMVAAMVWAPIVLSLTRAYQKLEKTETD is encoded by the coding sequence ATGTTTCCACGACGACTTATTTTCGCCGCGATTGCGATCAGTAGTGCCGCCTGTTTTGTACTATTCGGTTATGAGTTCATACGCTCCGTGTCCTCCTCGCTGTTCATTGCGGCGTATGGTGCCGAGAATCTCATGTTTGGTATGGCGTTGATTTCGCCGAGTATGATTGTGATGCTGTACTGCTATGGTCGCCTACTCTCGTGGCGAGGCGCGACGTACGCTTTGGCGATAACCTCGCTTTTTTCTGGTATTTTAATCCTTGGATGCTATGCTGCGCTTGTCCGTGGCATGCATTTCGCTGCAGTAATTATCTATGTGTTCCGAGAAGCATATATCGTGATCGTCATTGAGCAGTTTTGGTCATTCGTTAACAGTGTGCTAACAACTGAACAGGCGAAACGTATTAACGGACCTTTCTGTGCTGTCGCGTCTATGGGTTCATTTGCCGGGGGCATGCTTGTGAAGAGATGGGCGGAGGTATTGGGGTCTGAAACGCTACTCCTTTTCGCGGCGGGCTCTCTCGTACCTGCGGCAGTTTTTAGTGTGATTGCTTATAGATTCGGTGGTGAACCAAAACCGAGCGAAGAGGAGGTTGGTGGAAAGCTTGGACACCTCGGTATAAGGACGCTCTTTCGCTCCAGATACCTGCTTTTTATGGGGATGTTAATCTTAAGCACGCAGTTGGTGTCCACTGTGCTGGATCTCCGTTTCAACGGATTGGCGGAAACAGAGATACCAGATACGGATGCGCGGACAGCATTTTTCGGTGGGGTGTATGGGTATCTTGGACTTGCCGCCGGTATCTTGCAATTGGTGGTGGTCCCGTTGGCACTTAGATTTATCGCTTTACGCTATATTCACCTCAGTATTCCGATCGTTCACCTCGTCAGTAGTTTTGTGCTGACAATTTCTCCGTCGCTTCGGAATGGCACAGCTGCATACGTGATTTTTAAAGCCTTAGATTATTCCATTTTCCGGGCAGCGAAAGAATTGTTCTATATGCCGCTCTCTTACGATTCTCGCTATCGTGCGAAACAGTTGATTGACTCGTTTGGGTATCGGTTTTCAAAGAGCGGCGGTGCAGCTGTGATTGGATTGGTAAAATTGGTTGTAAAGACGATTCCAGGTATTGCGTTCTCAATTACGGCTATGGTGGCGGCGATGGTGTGGGCACCGATCGTCTTGAGTTTGACGCGGGCGTATCAGAAGTTGGAGAAAACAGAGACAGACTAA
- a CDS encoding alpha-ketoacid dehydrogenase subunit beta, with the protein MKTITYRDALKEALVEEMERDDAVFLMGEDIAEYGGAYKVTDGLFQDFGKDRIRNTPISEAAIIGTALGAAVTGMRPVAELMYIDFTAVGMDQIVNQVAKIRYMVGGQLDVPLVIRTQGGAGRSSAAQHAQSLEAWFVHIPGLLVVMPSTPYDAKGLLKTAIRDDNPIMFIEHKLLYTEEGEIPDEEYTIPLGVADVKREGDDVTILATSRMVLNALIAADTLAEEGISAEIIDPRTLMPLDKDSILDSVRKTNRLLIAHEAVGRAGFGAEIAALVVREAFDYLDAPIERVAAMPVPVPFAPVMENFVIPNAEQIADAARKLVRYEI; encoded by the coding sequence ATGAAGACGATTACGTATCGGGACGCGCTCAAGGAAGCACTCGTAGAGGAGATGGAACGCGATGATGCCGTCTTTCTGATGGGCGAAGACATCGCGGAATACGGTGGTGCATATAAAGTAACAGACGGATTGTTCCAAGACTTTGGAAAGGACCGTATCCGAAATACACCGATCTCGGAAGCCGCTATCATTGGTACTGCGCTCGGTGCAGCGGTTACAGGGATGCGTCCCGTTGCGGAGTTGATGTACATCGACTTCACAGCGGTAGGTATGGACCAGATCGTGAACCAGGTCGCGAAGATTCGTTATATGGTCGGTGGGCAGTTGGATGTGCCACTCGTGATTCGGACACAGGGGGGTGCCGGTCGATCCTCCGCAGCGCAGCACGCACAGAGTCTTGAAGCGTGGTTCGTGCATATCCCAGGACTCCTCGTCGTGATGCCCTCCACCCCCTACGACGCAAAGGGGTTACTGAAAACTGCCATCCGAGACGACAATCCGATTATGTTCATTGAGCATAAACTCCTCTATACCGAAGAGGGAGAAATCCCTGACGAAGAGTATACAATTCCGTTGGGCGTAGCGGATGTGAAACGTGAGGGTGATGATGTAACAATTCTCGCGACATCGCGGATGGTCTTGAACGCACTCATTGCCGCAGATACACTTGCTGAGGAAGGGATCTCTGCTGAAATCATTGATCCGAGAACTTTAATGCCGCTCGACAAAGACAGTATCCTCGACTCTGTTCGGAAAACGAATCGGTTACTCATTGCACACGAGGCAGTCGGCAGGGCTGGTTTCGGGGCGGAGATTGCCGCACTTGTCGTGCGAGAGGCGTTTGACTATCTTGATGCACCGATTGAGCGGGTCGCAGCCATGCCCGTGCCTGTCCCCTTCGCACCAGTGATGGAAAACTTCGTGATTCCGAACGCGGAACAGATTGCCGATGCCGCAAGGAAACTCGTCCGTTACGAAATCTAA